Genomic segment of Microbacterium sp. BH-3-3-3:
GGGACCGACTTCTTCAACCGGCAGCGCGCCGTCGTCATCGATCTGACGACCTCGGCGTCGGCCAGCGACCTGGGCCTTCCCGCCGACGCGGACACGCCGGTGGAGACCCTCGTGCCGCTCACGGTGACGGTGCGGGCCGACGGGGAGTCCCGGGATTTCTCGGGCGTGACGTGGTTCGCGCTCGCGACGGGCGGCGATCGCCTGTCGGCGGTGAGCGTGCAGCCGGCCTCGAGCACGACGTGGGTCAGCATCCGCGCCGACCTCGAGCAACGGGCGGCTCAGTGGGGATGGTCCGAGGCCGACGTCGCCACCCTCGCGCAACAGGTCGGCGACGCGGCCCGCGCCGAGGGCCAGGCGACCACGGCGAGCCTGCCGCCCACGCCCCTCGGCAGCATCACGGTCTCGGCCCACGTCGCGGTCGACGCCGACGGGCGACTCTCGTTGCAGTACGTCTTCGCCCGCTGATCGGGCGAGGGTCGCGTGCGGCGCGAGGAACGGCATCCGGTTTGGCGTGGGGGAGATCGGCGCCCGCCGGGCCGTGGTCGTCCGAGAGGCGATGCGCGACCGGTCGTGACGAGCGAGAATGGTGCCATGGGTCTTTTCGTGCAGCGTCCCGAAGAACCGAGCGAGTGGGCGGGCCTTCCCGGCGAGCCCCAGCGGCCGCGCAGTCGCGCCGAGGTCCTGCCCGACGACGCTCCACTCGACGTCGCGTCGCCCGCTCTGCTCGGGCTCGGTGAGACGTCGATCTCGTCGATCGAGATCCCGGTGACCGCCGTCGACGACAGCACGTCGCCGGAGGAGTAGGGGGCGCGTTCGTCGGGGGTGAGCATGGCTTCGCTACGATCCCCTCAGCGCCCGCGTCGACGGGCCCGAGCCGGAAGCAGGTCACCCGTGAAGCGTTGGTCCCTCGTCGTCGCTGTCGTCGCCCTCCCGCTGCTGGTCGCGGGATGCACTCCCTCCGCGTCGGGCGACACGCCGGTGACGGGTTCGGGCGCGAGCCCCGCGGCGTCCATTGGCTCGCAGGCGCTTCCGCCGACCGTCGTCTCGCCCGGAGAACTCGACACTCGCGACGCGACGGTCGTCGTGGCGACCGCCCTCGTGCTCGCGGTGCCCGACGGCACCGAAGCCGAGTGGAGCGGGACGACGGCCGATCCCACGATCGCGGAGTTCTCGGCCGGCGGAGCGTCGGAGGGCGCCGTCTTCCGTCCGGGGTTCGAGGCGCGCAAGGTGGGCACCACGACGGCGACGCTCACCGGCCCCGACGGCCAGCAGATCGCGTTCACGATCTCGGTCGTCGCTCCCTGACGGGAAAGCACGCGCGAGGACTCCGTCCGGGTACGTGCCTCACCGCGGGGTCCTCAGCGGGTGTTCGTGAGCCGCGCGGCCATTCCCTCGAGCAGAAGGTCGATGCTCATCTGCAGCTGCGTGTCGTCGAAATCGACGAGGTCGGCTCGAGCGAAGCGTCGAAGGGCCGGGAGGTGTGCGCTCTCCGCCTCGTCGAGTGCGAGACGCAGTTCCGGAACCTGCGGGTGCCCCGACGGCTGCTGCGCGATGAGTTGCTCGCGTGCCAGAGCGCCGGCCATGCTGGTGAGCGCCGCCAGACTACGGGCGGCGGTCTCGTCATCGAAACCGGCCTCCGTCATGATGCGCAGGGTGCGATCGACGGGCTCGAGGAGCGCGACGTTGGCAGCCGTGAGGCGCACGTACACGCCGAGACCCTTGGCGGCGAGCACGGCACCGTGCATCGACAGCGCCAGGAGTCGACACGCTTGCCGCCAATCGGCATCCGGGGGAAGAGCAAGGGTGCCGAAGTTTCCGGTGAACGCCTCGAAGGCCACAGCCTGTCGAAGGGCGCCCACGTCGCTGACGTGATGATGCACCGCCGCGCGGTCGACGCCGAGTCGGTCGGCGACGGCCTTGACGGTGATCGTCTCGGCGTCCAGGTCTCGCGCCGCCTCGACGATCCGGGCCGCGGTGAGTCCGGCGCGGGTGCCGCGCCCGCGCCGAGGCCCGTCCGGGGTCGTCTCGTCGTCGGTCACCCGTCTATCCTAGGCGTCGACGATTGTATTCACGGGCGTGAATACTTACTCTGAGCACGGTCGTCTCACTGGGGGACGCCGCCTCGACAGAAGGAGAACGCAATGGCCGGGACATCGGGACACGTGACCGCCGACAGCACCATCGGCTCATGGTTGGAGCATCCCGTCGGCGGCCCGCTGATCCGCGGACTCTTACGGGAGTCCGGAGTGGGCGATGACGTCCTGGGTCCCGTCCGGGGACTCCCGCTGCAGCAGCTCGTGACGATGAGTCAGGGCAAGATGCCGCAATCCATGGTCGACGATCTGGTCTTGCGCGCGAACGACGGGGTCGTTCCGCCGTCGGGGGACTCGGCGGGATGGGTGGAGAAGATCACACCGGGTCGATTCGCGGGGAAGACGATCGTCGTCACCGGTGCCGCCGGCGGGATCGGTCGTGCGACGGCCGTGCGCATCGCGCGAGAGGGTGGTCGGGTCGTGGCGATCGACATCAGCGGCGACCGGCTCGCCGAGACCGCGGCCGCCGCCGAGGGCGCCGAGATGGTCGTCGTCGTGGGAGACATCACGCGGCAGCAGGACATCGACGAGATCGTCGCAGCCGCCGGGGAGCGCATCGACGGCCTGGCGAACGTCGCCGGCATCAACGACGACTTCTCGCCTCTGCACGAAACCAGTGACGAGATGTGGGATCGAGTGATCGGTATCAATCTCACCGGGGGCTTCAAGCTGTCGCGCGCCGTTGTTCCGCTCATGCTCGCGGCGGGGTCCGGGGCGATCGTGAACGTCACTTCCGAGGCGGGGCTGCGAGGCAACGCCTCCGGGAACGCGTACACGGTGTCCAAGCACGGCGTGATCGGTCTGACGCGGAGCGCCGCGTTCATGTACGGGCCGCAGGGGCTGCGCGTCAACGCGGTCGCACCGGGCGGCGTCGCCACCGGCATCCCGATGTCCGCCCACCCCTCTGTGGCAGGATCCGCCCGCCTGGCGCCGTTCCAGCAGGCGATCCCGACGATCGCCACCGCCGAGAAGCTCGCCGCGTCCATCACGTTCCTGCTCAGCGACGACGCGGTGAACATCAACGGGGCGATCCTGCCCTCCGACGGCGGGTGGTCGGTGCAGTAGTCGCCCGTGTCGAGGGGACGGGTGCCGCGGAGCGCGCAGACCCGTCTCCTCGACACCCGGCTCGGGCGGCCCGGTGACGTTCCTCGCGTCGGTACGGACCTGGATGCCGCGGAGTATTGCTGTGTGTTGTTTCGTGTTGTATCGTGTGGGAATCTTCGAAGGAGATCCCGTGTACGCAATGGAGCGCCAGCAGCTCATCGAGCGCGAACTGCGCGAGGTCGGACGCGTCAGCGTCATCGACCTGGCCCGCCGCTTCGACGTGACGACCGAGACCGTGCGTCGCGACCTCGACCGCCTCGAGGGCACCGGATCTCTGCGCCGCGTGCACGGTGGGGCGGTCGGTATCGACCGGGCCAGCACGGCGGAATCCTCGCTCACCGAGCGGCGTGAGCGCCGCGGTGACGCCAAGCGCGCGATCGCCGCCGAGGCGGCCGGCCTTCTCGGAGCGGACTTCCGCGGGTCGATCTTCCTCGACGGCGGAACGACGCCCGCCGCCG
This window contains:
- a CDS encoding SDR family NAD(P)-dependent oxidoreductase — protein: MAGTSGHVTADSTIGSWLEHPVGGPLIRGLLRESGVGDDVLGPVRGLPLQQLVTMSQGKMPQSMVDDLVLRANDGVVPPSGDSAGWVEKITPGRFAGKTIVVTGAAGGIGRATAVRIAREGGRVVAIDISGDRLAETAAAAEGAEMVVVVGDITRQQDIDEIVAAAGERIDGLANVAGINDDFSPLHETSDEMWDRVIGINLTGGFKLSRAVVPLMLAAGSGAIVNVTSEAGLRGNASGNAYTVSKHGVIGLTRSAAFMYGPQGLRVNAVAPGGVATGIPMSAHPSVAGSARLAPFQQAIPTIATAEKLAASITFLLSDDAVNINGAILPSDGGWSVQ
- a CDS encoding TetR/AcrR family transcriptional regulator C-terminal domain-containing protein; the encoded protein is MTDDETTPDGPRRGRGTRAGLTAARIVEAARDLDAETITVKAVADRLGVDRAAVHHHVSDVGALRQAVAFEAFTGNFGTLALPPDADWRQACRLLALSMHGAVLAAKGLGVYVRLTAANVALLEPVDRTLRIMTEAGFDDETAARSLAALTSMAGALAREQLIAQQPSGHPQVPELRLALDEAESAHLPALRRFARADLVDFDDTQLQMSIDLLLEGMAARLTNTR